A genomic window from Hypomesus transpacificus isolate Combined female chromosome 15, fHypTra1, whole genome shotgun sequence includes:
- the spred3 gene encoding sprouty-related, EVH1 domain-containing protein 3, translating to MEGDVRVRAVVMTRDDSSGGWVPLGGGGLSHVVICKGRSHEGRGRREYIIRGERLRDRAPVLECAVQRGLVYNKVNPIFHHWRVEERKFGLTFQSPADAISFERGLQSVIDKLDRGSDSPSSSTPEEGDTEDDGQASHTGSESSSNSRKEMLPKPITIVTSESSSTCFVRPATEEFSFGAGPTVPTQTPAQIHARPAQHQLSQVPAVLNPPAPPPPPPAPPTPPVGPPASSSPLSPLSPTISLLEEGDLRSLDPCKDLWGSRGYEDYRRAGATRTMVGGLTGGVVVAGGGSLQDKSELCVVRFDKELAGAGTAGCEVTVSLDSKGSQHLSSPSPTCMSMPNAVSGVSSGAGSPQETGKGSPSPCCIHTSLATPRSRTRKRGGGAAAAAGSDPGAVAVSPDDDSPCPQGSSCSSRCVYCRSVFSASENGRGRCRDAPDPALHCLRQWTCVWCAESLLYHCMSDSEGEFWEPCSCEDSMGGHPHPLCCARWLALLVLSLFVPCMCCYLPLRACLRCGERCGCCGGKHKAVR from the exons ATGGAGGGCGA TGTGCGTGTTCGTGCAGTGGTGATGACACGTGATGACTCCAGTGGCGGGTGGGTGCCCCTAGGAGGTGGCGGCCTCAGTCACGTGGTCATATGTAAGGGGCGGAGTCACGAAGGCAGGGGGCGGAGAGAGTACATCATACGCGGAGAACGGCTGCGCGATcgagca CCCGTGCTGGAGTGTGCGGTGCAGAGGGGGCTGGTGTACAACAAGGTCAACCCCATCTTCCACCACTGGCGCGTGGAGGAGCGCAAGTTTGGCCTGACGTTCCAGAGCCCTGCCGACGCCATCTCCTTTGAGCGTGGCCTTCAGAGCGTCATAGACAAGCTGGACAGAG GCTCTGACTCGCCCTCATCCTCCACTCCAGAAGAGGGCGACACAGAGGATGATGGGCAAGCA TCTCATACAGGAAGTGAGTCGTCGTCAAACAGCAGGAAGGAGATGCTTCCAAAACCCATCACCATAGTGACCAGCgagtcctcctccacctgcttcgTGCGACCCGCTACAGAGGAGTTTAGCTTTGGAGCTGGTCCCACCGTCCCCACCCAGACCCCTGCCCAG ATCCATGCCAGACCTGCACAGCACCAGCTCTCCCAAGTCCCGGCTGTGTTGAACCCCCCtgcgcccccaccccctcctccggcgccccccaccccgccagtgggccccccagcctcctcctcccccttgtcgcccctctcccccaccatctccctgctggaggagggcgaCCTGCGCAGCCTGGACCCCTGCAAGGACCTGTGGGGCTCCCGGGGCTATGAGGACTACCGGCGGGCTGGAGCGACAAGGACCATGGTGGGGGGGCTGACAGGGGGCGTGGTGGTGGCGGGCGGGGGCAGCCTCCAGGACAAGTCGGAGCTGTGCGTCGTGCGTTTTGACAAGGAGCTGGCCGGGGCGGGGACAGCAGGGTGTGAGGTCACAGTCAGCCTGGATAGCAAAGGCTCCCAGCACCTGTCCTCGCCCTCGCCCACCTGCATGTCCATGCCCAACGCCGTGTCAGGTGTGTCCTCAGGTGCCGGCTCGCCCCAGGAGACGGGCAAGGGCTCGCCCTCTCCCTGCTGCATCCACACCTCGCTGGCCACGCCCCGATCACGGACTCGTaagcgagggggaggggccgccgccgccgccggaAGCGACCCGGGGGCCGTGGCCGTCTCCCCTGACGACGACAGTCCGTGTCCTCAGGGCTCCTCGTGCTCGTCCCGCTGCGTCTACTGCCGCTCCGTCTTCAGCGCCTCGGAGAATGGGCGGGGCCGCTGCCGGGACGCCCCCGACCCCGCCCTGCACTGCCTCCGCCAGTGGACCTGCGTGTGGTGTGCGGAGAGCCTGCTCTACCACTGCATGTCGGACTCCGAGGGCGAGTTCTGGGAGCCGTGCTCCTGCGAGGACTCCATGGGGggccaccctcaccctctctgctgCGCCCGCTGGCTGGCCCTCCTGGTCCTGTCCCTCTTCGTGCCCTGCATGTGCTGCTACCTGCCTCTGCGCGCCTGCCTGCGCTGTGGGGAGAGGTGCGGATGCTGCGGGGGAAAGCACAAGGCTGTGCGGTGA